A region from the candidate division WOR-3 bacterium genome encodes:
- a CDS encoding deoxynucleoside kinase produces the protein MISMEGLPCSGKYGLARKLSEELDARIYWSDFSQNSFLKNFYSSEGSFAFAAEVSLLLERREILKKIVQPEIFGSGCYIADASLHRGRIYASCTLNSDEYSLFLNMSSLLLDNLPQPDLIVYIRTDPVLAKAKLAKSGFISERELSKDYLSTLFKAMDDYLLNLSNQDMMVINGYDESNGEDTSAVIREISNFGEGLKFYNIGDYR, from the coding sequence ATGATTTCTATGGAAGGATTGCCCTGTTCTGGAAAATACGGTCTGGCCAGAAAACTGTCGGAGGAACTCGATGCCAGGATATATTGGTCTGATTTTTCTCAGAATTCCTTTTTGAAGAATTTTTATTCTTCTGAGGGAAGTTTCGCTTTTGCGGCCGAGGTTTCTTTGCTTCTCGAAAGAAGAGAAATACTTAAAAAAATCGTTCAACCTGAAATATTCGGCAGCGGATGTTACATCGCCGATGCTTCTTTGCACAGAGGAAGAATTTACGCATCCTGTACCCTGAACTCCGATGAATATTCGCTTTTTCTCAATATGTCTTCACTTCTCCTCGACAACCTGCCCCAACCGGATCTGATAGTATACATCCGAACGGATCCTGTTTTAGCCAAAGCCAAACTTGCAAAATCAGGTTTCATCTCCGAAAGAGAACTCAGCAAAGATTATCTTTCAACTCTTTTTAAGGCGATGGATGATTACCTGTTGAATCTTTCAAATCAGGACATGATGGTAATAAACGGCTACGACGAATCAAACGGCGAAGACACATCTGCCGTGATAAGGGAAATTTCAAACTTTGGAGAAGGATTGAAATTTTACAACATAGGAGATTACCGTTGA
- the folB gene encoding dihydroneopterin aldolase encodes MLDRISLKKLKFYAYHGHAEVERNNGINIEIDAEIILDIDKAMISDNLRDTLDYRKVYTAVKEEVMNNRFNLLEKIARSIMESLFEKFSIIEEIKVTVKKPSPSLGGVVGQVEVCAFRKRDQLRKEIDAF; translated from the coding sequence ATGCTGGATAGAATTTCGCTGAAAAAACTGAAATTCTATGCTTATCACGGACACGCTGAAGTAGAAAGAAACAACGGAATAAACATTGAAATAGACGCGGAGATAATTCTTGATATTGATAAAGCAATGATTTCAGACAATCTCAGGGACACACTCGATTACAGAAAAGTTTACACGGCCGTTAAAGAGGAGGTCATGAACAACAGGTTTAACCTCCTTGAAAAGATTGCCAGGAGCATAATGGAATCTCTGTTTGAAAAATTCAGCATAATTGAAGAGATAAAGGTGACAGTGAAAAAACCTTCACCGAGCCTGGGCGGCGTTGTCGGCCAGGTGGAAGTGTGCGCATTCAGGAAAAGAGACCAATTGAGAAAGGAAATCGATGCGTTTTAA
- the ruvX gene encoding Holliday junction resolvase RuvX: MNSRILSIDPGRKKCGVSISDETCVISRPLMTVERDKLFEILAKLIEEYCVAEVVVGQTMTLNGPYKPSARLAEKIRKEFRIKVSLYDENLSTKRAKEIKSKKHGDDALSAAVILQDYLNENNSAK; encoded by the coding sequence ATGAATTCAAGAATTTTATCAATAGACCCGGGACGAAAAAAGTGCGGAGTTTCCATTTCAGACGAAACGTGCGTTATTTCCAGACCTTTGATGACTGTAGAAAGAGACAAGCTTTTCGAAATCCTCGCCAAGCTAATTGAAGAATACTGCGTCGCTGAAGTTGTTGTTGGCCAGACAATGACTCTTAACGGCCCATATAAACCTTCCGCTCGTCTCGCCGAAAAAATAAGAAAAGAATTCAGAATTAAAGTCTCTCTTTACGACGAGAACCTCTCAACAAAAAGAGCGAAAGAAATAAAATCGAAAAAACACGGCGACGATGCGCTTTCTGCCGCCGTAATACTCCAGGATTATCTCAATGAAAATAATTCGGCAAAATAG